From Brassica oleracea var. oleracea cultivar TO1000 chromosome C3, BOL, whole genome shotgun sequence, a single genomic window includes:
- the LOC106335322 gene encoding serine/threonine-protein kinase/endoribonuclease IRE1a: MLPTMPRCHFLRHLFLLLLLVLSPWTSSCAAESSNLISVYGRAASRSLLSSEEPNTELVVDLSGKVSLIMHPSNKPIWSFSSGSPIHSSYQAPLSVVNNTENATEISKAFVVEYIDNSEVTTVDDGYTRKTMEDLLMEMPRVTDDGLTLGSKTSTTYLVDALSGRLLHVYKTTQSSGDNKNTNVMVKPTTADNLVNLQLLITRTDSKLEHFDKTSQKPVWNVTVSHFRADLRCDLAFNRDKNLGPEILTGIYMPLRCGGNHTDIRALVRSGVFIRVPQGQRVGTESGYDAKMLPSAATRESRKLWEHDVFAKGFRWSPVKLLVPLFVVCAVVISVFVKRSWSSGGDLNSKSGPSKKKKNRKSRQSDFELIEGGQMLLGFTNTLNGAADGRKIGKLFVSNKEIAKGSNGTVVFEGVYEGRPVAVKRLVRSHHEVAFKEIQNLIASDQHSNIIRWYGVEYDRDFVYLSLERCTCSLDDLIKTYLNVSVTKVMGNSGSTEAANEIKLASLEGVAEGNNLWKVGGHPSPLMLKLMRDIVFGLAHLHELGIVHRDLKPQNVLISKGMNLSAKLSDMGISKRLTGDMSSLGHFATGCGSSGWQAPEQLLQGRQTRAVDMFSLGCILFYSITGCKHPFGDDLERDVNIVKNKVDLFLVEHVPEASDLISRLLNPNPDLRPSAKEVLLHPMFWNSEMRLSFLRDASDRVELENREADSEILRAMESTAPVAIGGKWDEKLEPIFITNIGRYRRYKYDSIRDLLRVIRNKLNHHRELPSEIQELVGTVPEGFDQYFSVRFPKLLIEVYRVISVHCKEEEVFRKYFKCNNM; this comes from the exons ATGCTCCCGACGATGCCAAGATGCCACTTTCTCCGCCATCTCTTCCTCTTACTATTGCTGGTACTGTCACCATGGACATCTTCTTGCGCCGCTGAATCGTCCAATCTCATCTCCGTATACGGACGAGCCGCTAGCAGATCGCTCTTGTCTTC TGAAGAACCAAACACGGAGCTTGTCGTTGATCTCTCCGGGAAAGTGTCCTTAATCATGCACCCATCGAACAAACCAATCTGGTCCTTTTCATCAGGATCGCCCATTCATTCCTCCTATCAGGCTCCTCTTAGTGTTGTTAACAACACAGAGAACGCTACTGAGATAAGCAAAGCCTTCGTTGTTGAGTATATAGACAACTCTGAGGTCACCACGGTTGATGATGGCTATACTAGAAAG ACCATGGAGGACTTGCTCATGGAGATGCCGCGCGTGACTGATGATGGTCTAACTCTTGGATCCAAAACATCTACTACTTATTTAGTTGATGCCTTATCAGGGAGGCTACTCCATGTTTATAAAACCACACAGTCTTCAGGAGATAATAAGAACACTAACGTTATGGTGAAGCCCACTACCGCTGATAATTTGGTCAACCTACAGCTTCTCATCACGCGAACTGACTCCAAGCTAGAGCATTTCGATAAAACCTCGCAGAAGCCTGTGTGGAACGTGACGGTTTCTCATTTCCGAGCTGATTTGCGCTGTGATTTGGCTTTCAATAGAGACAAGAACCTCGGTCCTGAGATTCTCACTGGAATCTATATGCCGTTGCGGTGTGGTGGTAATCACACTGACATCCGTGCGCTCGTCAGATCAGGGGTTTTCATCAGGGTGCCTCAGGGTCAGCGAGTGGGAACTGAAAGTGGCTATGATGCGAAAATGCTGCCCTCTGCAGCAACCAGAGAGTCAAGGAAGTTATGGGAACATGATGTGTTTGCCAAAGGTTTCAGATGGTCGCCGGTGAAGTTATTGGTCCCTTTGTTTGTTGTCTGTGCTGTTGTCATCTCTGTTTTCGTAAAAAGATCTTGGTCGAGCGGCGGTGACTTGAATTCAAAGTCTGGACCGTCCAAGAAGAAGAAGAACCGTAAATCAAGGCAGTCAGACTTCGAGCTGATTGAAGGAGGTCAGATGTTGCTAGGCTTCACTAACACTCTAAACGGTGCAGCTGATGGGAGAAAGATTGGTAAGCTGTTTGTATCGAATAAAGAAATCGCAAAGGGAAGTAACGGGACCGTGGTGTTTGAGGGTGTTTACGAAGGCCGGCCAGTAGCTGTGAAACGGCTTGTTAGATCCCATCACGAGGTTGCTTTCAAGGAGATTCAGAACCTCATTGCGTCTGATCAACACTCGAATATCATTAGGTGGTACGGCGTGGAGTATGACAGGGATTTTGTTTACCTCTCTCTGGAGCGTTGCACATGCAGTTTAGATGATTTGATCAAAACCTATTTAAATGTCTCTGTGACTAAAGTAATGGGAAACAGCGGATCTACAGAAGCTGCGAATGAGATCAAACTGGCTTCCTTGGAGGGAGTTGCGGAGGGTAACAATTTGTGGAAAGTGGGAGGCCACCCGTCACCGCTCATGCTCAAACTAATGAG AGATATAGTTTTTGGGCTTGCTCACTTGCATGAATTGGGAATAGTTCATCGGGACTTGAAACCACAAAATGTATTGATAAGTAAAGGGATGAATTTGAGTGCAAAGCTTTCTGATATGGGCATTAGCAAGCGTCTAACTGGGGATATGTCATCCTTGGGTCATTTTGCCACAG GGTGTGGTAGTTCTGGTTGGCAAGCACCGGAGCAGCTTCTTCAAGGCCGCCAAACACGAGCTGTGGACATGTTTAGTTTAGGATGCATCCTCTTTTACTCTATAACTGGTTGTAAGCATCCATTTGGAGATGATCTTGAACGTGATGTCAACATCGTGAAGAACAAAGTTGACTTGTTTCTAGTAGAACATGTTCCCGAAGCTTCAGACCTGATCTCTCGTTTATTAAATCCAAACCCTGATTTGCG ACCAAGTGCTAAAGAAGTATTGCTCCATCCAATGTTCTGGAACTCAGAGATGAGACTCTCTTTTCTCCGGGATGCTAGTGACCGAGTAGAGCTCGAAAACAGAGAGGCTGATTCCGAGATCTTGAGAGCAATGGAGAGTACAGCTCCAGTGGCTATAGGAGGGAAGTGGGATGAAAAGCTAGAACCTATCTTCATTACTAACATCGGACGGTACAGGCGTTACAAGTATGACAGTATCCGTGACTTGTTACGTGTCATTAGAAACAAATTGAATCATCACCGAGAACTTCCTTCAGAGATCCAG GAACTTGTTGGAACGGTTCCAGAAGGATTCGACCAGTACTTCTCTGTTCGGTTTCCGAAATTGCTGATTGAAGTCTATAGAGTCATCTCTGTGCATTGCAAGGAAGAAGAAGTATTCAGAAAGTACTTCAAATGCAACAACATGTAA